One part of the Lysobacterales bacterium genome encodes these proteins:
- a CDS encoding STAS domain-containing protein — protein MPRRLASDFRGFVPQLYTTLARGYGARDLRADLVAGLTVAIVALPLAMALAIASGTTPERGLHTAIVAGFLISALGGSRVQIGGPTAAFIPVVFNVIERFGYEGLILCTLLAGLILIAAGLLRLGVLLRYMPQPVITGFTAGIAVSIFASQVKDALGLRMDQVPGEFFERWAAYFTHLPSWQPAAAALCASGLIALALLKRHRPNWPAFLIVVIAGSLAALALPVPTIGSTFGQLPAALPDFAIPSIPFERTFELLPAALTIAFLAGVESLLSAVVADGMTGQRHRSNAELVAQGVANAASALVAGLPATGALARTATNIRAGARSPIAGMAHAGFLLAFMLVLSPLMVYVPLSVLAALLLVVAWNMAEIHRFKQLLRAPLGDRVVLLVTFALTVAFDLTVAIEVGVVLAAFVFMHRMSSSVSVGALDDAAVEDEPDARQRLPAGVEMFRISGPLFFAVANRLDQVLDPIREPPKVFILRLRQVPLIDASGVTALEAFLDRCQKMGTAVILSGLHGQPREILRQMDFGRHPNLLGLAAGFDEALAMAQAALNLDAP, from the coding sequence ATGCCCCGGCGTCTCGCCAGCGACTTCCGGGGCTTTGTTCCGCAGCTGTACACCACGCTCGCCCGCGGCTACGGCGCGCGCGACCTGCGCGCCGATCTGGTGGCCGGGCTCACGGTCGCTATCGTCGCTCTACCGCTGGCGATGGCGCTGGCGATCGCCTCGGGCACCACGCCCGAGCGTGGGCTGCACACCGCCATCGTCGCCGGCTTTCTGATCTCCGCGCTGGGCGGCTCGCGGGTGCAGATCGGCGGCCCCACCGCGGCCTTCATCCCGGTGGTGTTCAACGTCATCGAGCGCTTCGGCTACGAGGGCCTGATCCTCTGCACCCTGCTGGCCGGGCTGATCCTGATCGCGGCCGGACTGCTGCGACTGGGCGTGCTGCTGCGCTACATGCCGCAGCCGGTGATCACCGGCTTCACCGCCGGCATCGCGGTGTCGATCTTCGCCAGCCAGGTGAAGGATGCCCTTGGCCTGCGCATGGATCAGGTGCCCGGCGAGTTCTTCGAGCGCTGGGCCGCCTACTTCACGCACCTGCCAAGCTGGCAGCCGGCCGCCGCGGCGTTGTGCGCCAGCGGGCTGATAGCTCTGGCCCTGCTCAAGCGCCATCGACCCAACTGGCCGGCCTTCCTGATCGTGGTGATCGCCGGCAGCCTGGCCGCGCTCGCCCTGCCGGTGCCGACCATCGGCAGCACCTTCGGTCAGCTGCCCGCCGCCCTGCCCGACTTCGCGATTCCGAGCATTCCCTTCGAGCGCACCTTCGAGCTGCTGCCGGCGGCGCTCACCATCGCCTTTCTCGCGGGCGTCGAGTCCCTGCTGTCGGCGGTGGTGGCCGACGGCATGACCGGCCAGCGCCATCGCTCCAACGCCGAGCTCGTCGCCCAAGGCGTGGCGAATGCGGCCTCGGCCCTGGTCGCCGGCCTGCCGGCCACGGGTGCACTCGCGCGCACCGCCACCAACATCCGCGCCGGCGCGCGCTCACCGATTGCCGGTATGGCGCACGCCGGCTTCCTGCTGGCCTTCATGCTGGTGCTGTCGCCGCTGATGGTCTACGTACCGTTGTCGGTGCTGGCCGCTCTGCTGCTGGTGGTGGCCTGGAACATGGCCGAGATCCATCGCTTCAAGCAGCTGCTGCGCGCGCCGCTGGGCGACCGCGTGGTGCTGCTGGTCACCTTCGCGCTGACGGTGGCCTTCGATCTGACTGTGGCCATCGAAGTGGGCGTGGTGCTGGCGGCCTTCGTATTCATGCACCGCATGAGCAGCAGCGTGAGCGTCGGCGCGCTCGACGATGCCGCTGTCGAGGACGAACCCGACGCGCGTCAGCGCCTGCCGGCAGGGGTGGAGATGTTCCGGATCTCCGGGCCGCTGTTCTTTGCCGTCGCCAACCGGCTGGATCAGGTGCTGGATCCGATCCGCGAACCGCCGAAGGTGTTCATCCTGCGCCTGCGCCAGGTGCCGCTGATCGATGCTTCGGGCGTCACCGCGCTGGAAGCCTTTCTTGATCGCTGCCAGAAGATGGGCACAGCGGTGATCCTGTCCGGCCTGCACGGCCAGCCACGCGAGATCCTGCGACAGATGGATTTCGGCAGGCATCCCAATCTGCTGGGCCTCGCCGCCGGCTTCGACGAAGCACTGGCGATGGCACAGGCCGCACTGAACCTCGATGCGCCATAG
- a CDS encoding DUF1704 domain-containing protein translates to MTPELAHHIALDARLVDAVGAIRLLQAVSWPVAEQERFLEGFRRGQPRLPEPRYRSRDLSAARAELSAIRDAADPQHPLGQYLQRSAESWLHAAWLIEAAGSEAASWHSIQLFGRPGDALPGSTYTNIDAARHFIEIADEVSGTLPPEDNEAIYSAEAMAAELQAALDAFFVGHRVRVEVDPELIAKAAAGPTRIRLRGGATFSEYDLRQLLEHEAFVHSLTALNGREQPHLKSLSRSAPRVTATQEGLATFAELMTGAIDLPRLKRLSLRILAIDKALSGADFIDVFRFFLDSGQSETESFASAQRVFRGCPTAGGAAFTKDAVYLHGMLSVHTFFRWTIRHRRPRLAHLLFAGKMALHDVFTLEPLFEQGVIAEPLYLPPWAQRANGLAGVLAFSLFANRIRIDRVEAEDLTLGL, encoded by the coding sequence ATGACGCCCGAACTTGCCCACCACATCGCCCTCGACGCCCGTCTGGTCGATGCCGTGGGGGCGATCCGCCTGCTGCAGGCGGTGAGCTGGCCGGTGGCCGAGCAGGAGCGCTTCCTCGAAGGCTTTCGCCGCGGCCAGCCGCGCTTGCCGGAGCCGCGCTACCGCAGCCGCGATCTGTCGGCGGCCCGGGCTGAGCTTTCGGCCATCCGCGATGCCGCCGACCCGCAGCATCCGCTGGGCCAGTACCTGCAGCGCAGCGCCGAGAGCTGGCTGCATGCGGCCTGGCTGATCGAGGCGGCCGGCAGCGAGGCGGCGAGCTGGCATTCGATCCAGCTGTTCGGTCGCCCCGGCGATGCGCTGCCGGGCTCGACCTACACCAACATCGACGCCGCCCGGCACTTCATCGAGATCGCCGACGAGGTCAGCGGCACCTTGCCGCCGGAGGACAACGAGGCCATCTACAGCGCCGAAGCCATGGCCGCCGAGCTGCAGGCCGCGCTCGACGCCTTCTTCGTCGGCCATCGCGTGCGCGTCGAAGTCGACCCCGAGCTGATCGCCAAGGCCGCGGCCGGCCCGACCCGCATCCGCCTGCGCGGCGGCGCCACCTTCAGCGAGTACGACCTGCGCCAGCTGCTGGAGCACGAAGCCTTCGTGCATTCGCTGACCGCGCTGAACGGCCGCGAGCAGCCGCACCTGAAAAGCCTGTCGCGAAGCGCACCGCGCGTCACCGCGACGCAGGAGGGTCTGGCCACCTTCGCCGAGCTGATGACCGGCGCCATCGACCTGCCGCGGCTGAAGCGCCTGTCGCTGCGCATTCTCGCCATCGACAAGGCGCTGTCGGGGGCGGACTTCATCGACGTGTTCCGTTTCTTCCTCGACTCAGGCCAGAGCGAGACCGAAAGCTTTGCCTCGGCACAGCGGGTGTTCCGCGGCTGCCCGACCGCTGGCGGTGCGGCCTTCACCAAGGACGCGGTCTACCTGCACGGCATGCTCAGCGTGCATACCTTCTTCCGCTGGACGATCCGCCACCGCCGCCCGCGTCTCGCGCATCTGCTGTTCGCCGGCAAGATGGCCCTGCATGACGTGTTCACTCTCGAACCGCTGTTCGAACAGGGCGTGATCGCCGAGCCGCTCTACCTGCCGCCCTGGGCGCAGCGCGCCAATGGCCTCGCCGGCGTGCTGGCCTTCTCGCTGTTCGCCAACCGCATCCGCATCGACCGCGTCGAGGCCGAGGACCTGACCCTCGGGCTCTAG
- a CDS encoding TldD/PmbA family protein, with translation MDRREFLTYTGLGAAGLLLARPGRLIAAEALTDGRIDLAIKKALADRALTAATEAGASYCDIRIGRYLNQFIVTREDKVQNVASTESIGAGIRVIANGTWGFAATSTLTADAIVAATLEAVAIAKANSVVQSEPVRLAPVKGVGEVSWATPIKKNAMEVPIKDKVELLLSANAAAMKAGANFVNSTLFQINEQKYFASTDGSYIDQDVHRLWVPLQVTAVDKSSGKFRNRAGLSTPVGMGYEYLDGDAAERIEMPGGVIGYRNSYNLVEDAAAAARHAVEKLKAPSVKPGKYDLVLDPQHLWLTIHESVGHPLELDRVLGYEANFAGTSFATLDKREAKFQYGSDKVTLFADKTQVGSLGAVGYDDEGVPTKRWDLVKDGILVNYQAIRDQAHIIGESESHGCCYADSWNAVQFQRMPNVSLAPGKDELTPEKMIEGVENGIYIVGAGSFSIDQQRYNAQFGGQLFYEIKDGKITQMLEDVAYQIRTPEFWNACDAVCDERDYRLGGSFFDGKGQPSQVSAVSHGSSTARFRGINVINTARNIG, from the coding sequence ATGGATAGACGCGAATTCCTCACCTACACCGGGCTCGGTGCCGCGGGCCTGCTGCTGGCCCGTCCCGGCCGCCTGATCGCCGCCGAGGCGCTCACCGATGGCCGCATCGATCTCGCCATCAAGAAGGCCCTGGCCGACCGCGCGCTCACCGCTGCCACCGAAGCGGGCGCCAGCTACTGCGATATCCGCATCGGTCGCTATCTGAACCAGTTCATCGTCACCCGCGAGGACAAGGTACAGAACGTCGCCAGCACCGAATCGATCGGCGCCGGCATCCGCGTCATCGCCAACGGCACCTGGGGTTTCGCCGCCACCAGCACGCTCACCGCCGACGCCATCGTCGCCGCCACGCTTGAAGCGGTCGCCATCGCCAAGGCCAATTCGGTTGTGCAGAGCGAGCCGGTGCGGCTCGCCCCGGTCAAGGGCGTGGGCGAGGTCAGCTGGGCCACGCCGATCAAGAAGAACGCGATGGAAGTGCCGATCAAGGACAAGGTCGAGCTGCTGCTGTCGGCCAATGCGGCGGCCATGAAGGCGGGCGCCAACTTCGTCAACTCGACGCTGTTCCAGATCAACGAGCAGAAGTACTTCGCCTCCACTGACGGCAGCTACATCGACCAGGACGTGCACCGCCTGTGGGTGCCGCTGCAGGTCACCGCGGTCGACAAGAGCAGCGGCAAGTTCCGCAACCGCGCTGGCCTGTCGACGCCGGTCGGCATGGGCTACGAGTACCTCGACGGCGATGCCGCAGAGCGCATCGAGATGCCCGGCGGCGTGATTGGCTACCGCAACAGCTACAACCTCGTCGAGGACGCTGCTGCCGCTGCGCGCCACGCGGTCGAGAAGCTGAAAGCGCCGAGCGTCAAGCCCGGCAAGTACGACCTGGTGCTCGACCCGCAGCACCTCTGGCTGACCATCCACGAGTCGGTGGGCCACCCGCTGGAGCTCGACCGCGTGCTCGGCTACGAGGCCAACTTCGCCGGCACCAGCTTCGCCACGCTGGACAAGCGCGAGGCCAAGTTCCAGTACGGCAGCGACAAGGTCACCCTGTTCGCCGACAAGACCCAGGTCGGCAGCCTGGGGGCGGTGGGCTACGACGACGAGGGCGTGCCGACCAAGCGCTGGGATCTGGTCAAGGACGGCATCCTGGTCAACTACCAGGCGATCCGCGATCAGGCCCACATCATCGGCGAGAGCGAGTCGCACGGCTGCTGCTATGCGGATTCGTGGAACGCCGTGCAGTTCCAGCGCATGCCCAATGTGTCGCTGGCGCCGGGCAAGGACGAGCTGACGCCCGAGAAGATGATCGAGGGCGTGGAGAACGGCATCTACATCGTCGGCGCCGGCAGCTTCTCGATCGACCAGCAGCGCTACAACGCGCAGTTCGGCGGCCAGCTGTTCTACGAGATCAAGGACGGCAAGATCACCCAGATGCTCGAAGACGTGGCCTACCAGATCCGCACGCCGGAGTTCTGGAACGCCTGCGACGCGGTTTGCGACGAGCGCGACTACCGCTTGGGCGGCAGCTTCTTCGACGGCAAGGGCCAGCCCTCGCAGGTCTCGGCGGTATCGCATGGATCGAGCACCGCGCGCTTCCGCGGCATCAACGTCATCAACACCGCCCGCAACATCGGCTGA
- a CDS encoding TldD/PmbA family protein — translation MSMFTEAEAKAILDKVIALSKADECIATLTGNREGNIRFARNSVSTSGVVNEVNLAVQVAFGKRSGIATTNSFDDTSLERVVRRAEELAQLAPENPEFMPAVEKQTYTATPTYVQATADIDPAYRAKVALDSIKPCKDENLVAAGYLADNTGFIATANSRGNFGYQPLNNLDYTCTVRTADETGSGWVATNLADASKFDASKDIQTAIRKAKGSVDAKALEPGKYTVVLEPAAVSGLLMFMLMGFDARQADEGRSFLSKKGGGNRLGEKVFDERVNAFTDPAHADVPVLPWDMDGLPRGKHAIIENGVVKHLNYSRFWSQKQGVDPLAMPGNIIMTGGDKSTEDMVKSTKRGILVTRTWYIRLVDPQTVLLTGLTRDGTFYIEDGEVKHPIKNFRFNESPIIMLNNIEELGKPERINAGAGVGGGPGIAMMVPAMKVRDFTFTSLSDAV, via the coding sequence ATGAGCATGTTCACTGAAGCCGAAGCCAAGGCCATCCTCGACAAGGTCATCGCCCTGTCGAAGGCCGACGAGTGCATCGCCACCCTGACCGGCAACCGCGAGGGCAACATCCGCTTCGCCCGCAATTCGGTCTCGACTTCGGGCGTGGTCAACGAAGTCAATCTCGCCGTGCAGGTCGCCTTCGGCAAGCGCAGCGGCATCGCCACCACCAACAGCTTCGACGACACCTCGCTGGAGCGCGTCGTGCGTCGCGCCGAGGAGCTGGCCCAGCTGGCGCCGGAGAACCCCGAGTTCATGCCGGCGGTGGAGAAGCAGACCTACACCGCCACGCCGACCTATGTGCAGGCCACCGCCGACATCGACCCGGCCTACCGCGCCAAGGTGGCGCTGGATTCGATCAAGCCCTGCAAGGACGAGAACCTGGTCGCGGCCGGCTACCTCGCCGACAACACCGGCTTCATCGCCACGGCCAACAGCCGCGGCAACTTCGGCTACCAGCCGCTCAACAACCTCGATTACACCTGCACGGTGCGCACCGCCGACGAGACGGGCTCGGGCTGGGTCGCCACCAATCTCGCGGATGCCTCGAAGTTCGATGCCTCGAAAGACATCCAGACCGCGATCCGCAAGGCCAAGGGCTCGGTCGATGCCAAGGCGCTGGAGCCCGGCAAGTACACGGTGGTGCTCGAACCGGCCGCGGTCTCGGGCCTCTTGATGTTCATGCTGATGGGCTTCGACGCCCGCCAGGCCGACGAGGGCCGCAGCTTTCTGTCGAAGAAAGGCGGCGGCAACCGCCTCGGCGAGAAGGTGTTCGACGAGCGCGTGAATGCCTTCACTGATCCCGCCCACGCGGACGTGCCCGTGCTGCCCTGGGACATGGACGGCCTGCCGCGCGGCAAGCACGCCATCATCGAGAACGGCGTCGTCAAGCACCTGAACTATTCGCGCTTCTGGTCGCAGAAGCAGGGCGTTGACCCGCTCGCCATGCCCGGCAACATCATCATGACGGGCGGCGACAAGAGCACCGAGGACATGGTCAAGTCGACCAAGCGCGGCATCCTGGTGACCCGCACCTGGTACATCCGCCTGGTCGACCCGCAGACCGTGCTGCTGACCGGCCTGACCCGCGACGGCACCTTCTACATCGAAGACGGCGAGGTGAAGCACCCGATCAAGAATTTCCGCTTCAACGAGTCGCCGATCATCATGCTCAACAACATCGAAGAGCTGGGCAAACCCGAGCGCATCAACGCCGGCGCCGGTGTCGGCGGCGGCCCGGGCATCGCGATGATGGTGCCGGCGATGAAGGTGCGGGACTTCACCTTCACTTCGCTGTCGGATGCGGTGTGA
- a CDS encoding DUF4159 domain-containing protein encodes MLRRHFLKLSTATLAALAATRARAFQPVEGEYDFWFTRLMYASGNWDVDQRMPSNLITSLIDYTGLRVDPVERVIPLADPRMLEAPFCYLSGHKLVEFDPDERRNFEAYVRRGGFVFVDDCNHDIDGLFARSFEAEMASIFGPRALAKLPNTHPIYSSFFKFEGPPTTSFELNGWGDDLVHDYLKGIEHEGRLGVLYSNKDYGCEWDYDWRNKRWLAEDNTRFGVNIVMYALNG; translated from the coding sequence ATGCTCCGCCGCCATTTCCTCAAGCTCAGCACCGCCACGCTCGCCGCTCTTGCCGCGACCCGCGCGCGCGCCTTCCAGCCGGTCGAAGGCGAGTACGACTTCTGGTTCACCCGGCTGATGTACGCCTCGGGCAACTGGGACGTGGACCAGCGCATGCCGTCGAACCTGATCACCTCGCTGATCGACTACACCGGCCTGCGCGTCGACCCGGTCGAGCGGGTCATCCCGCTGGCCGATCCGCGCATGCTGGAGGCGCCGTTCTGCTATCTGTCGGGCCACAAGCTGGTCGAGTTCGATCCCGATGAGCGGCGCAACTTCGAGGCCTACGTCCGGCGCGGAGGTTTCGTGTTCGTGGATGACTGCAACCACGACATCGACGGCCTGTTCGCGCGCAGCTTCGAGGCGGAGATGGCTTCGATCTTCGGCCCGCGCGCACTCGCGAAGCTGCCGAACACGCATCCGATCTACTCGAGCTTCTTCAAGTTCGAGGGCCCCCCGACCACGAGCTTCGAACTGAACGGCTGGGGCGATGATCTGGTGCACGACTATCTCAAGGGCATCGAGCACGAGGGTCGGCTTGGCGTGCTCTACAGCAACAAGGACTACGGCTGCGAGTGGGACTACGACTGGCGCAACAAGCGCTGGCTCGCGGAAGACAACACCCGCTTCGGGGTCAACATCGTGATGTACGCACTCAACGGATGA
- a CDS encoding MoxR family ATPase, which translates to MNATALDEASLAARLERLNALKTTIARSVIGQAEVVEQLLIALLAGGHCLLEGVPGLGKTLLIRSLGQALKLDFHRIQFTPDLMPSDILGTEVLEEDHGTGRRVFKFQPGPVFTHLLLADELNRTPPKTQAALLEAMQERTVSTAGQTFELPKPFFVLATQNPLEQAGTYPLPEAQLDRFLLYIRVDYPSLDEEIAILDLTTGRSGETPPAVMEANELIELQALTREVHIAPELTRWIARLVRATRPGTDAPERVNQALRFGAGPRAGQSLVLAAKARALLQGRLAVTREDIRALAKPVLRHRLLLSFAAEAEGRSTDWVVEGVLDAVAV; encoded by the coding sequence ATGAACGCAACTGCCCTCGATGAAGCCAGCCTCGCCGCACGCCTCGAACGCCTGAATGCGCTGAAGACCACCATCGCGCGCTCGGTGATCGGCCAGGCCGAGGTGGTCGAGCAATTGCTGATCGCGCTCTTGGCCGGCGGCCACTGCCTGCTCGAAGGCGTGCCGGGCCTGGGCAAGACCCTGCTGATCCGCAGCCTCGGCCAGGCGCTCAAACTCGACTTCCACCGCATCCAGTTCACGCCGGATCTGATGCCCAGCGACATCCTCGGCACCGAGGTGCTGGAGGAAGACCACGGCACCGGCAGGCGCGTGTTCAAGTTCCAGCCCGGGCCGGTGTTCACCCACCTGCTGCTGGCCGATGAGCTGAACCGCACGCCGCCCAAGACCCAGGCCGCCCTTCTCGAAGCGATGCAGGAGCGCACCGTCAGCACCGCCGGGCAGACCTTCGAATTGCCGAAGCCCTTCTTCGTGCTGGCCACGCAGAACCCGCTGGAGCAGGCCGGCACCTATCCGCTGCCGGAAGCCCAGCTCGACCGCTTCCTCCTCTACATCCGCGTCGACTATCCGAGCCTGGACGAGGAGATCGCGATTCTCGATCTGACCACCGGCCGCAGCGGCGAGACGCCGCCGGCGGTGATGGAAGCGAACGAACTCATCGAGCTGCAGGCGCTGACCCGCGAAGTGCATATCGCGCCCGAGCTGACCCGCTGGATCGCGCGCCTGGTGCGGGCAACGCGGCCCGGTACCGATGCGCCCGAGCGCGTCAATCAGGCCCTGCGCTTCGGCGCGGGTCCGCGCGCTGGGCAGTCGCTGGTGCTGGCGGCGAAAGCGCGCGCGCTGCTGCAGGGGCGCCTCGCCGTCACCCGCGAGGACATCCGCGCGCTCGCCAAGCCGGTGCTGCGCCATCGCCTGCTGCTGTCCTTCGCGGCCGAAGCCGAAGGCCGCAGCACCGATTGGGTGGTCGAGGGCGTGCTCGATGCGGTGGCGGTGTAG
- a CDS encoding DUF58 domain-containing protein gives MNLAGTGLDLPPELRARLRDLRLRTPLQAPIGPLGRQQSRSRGQGLEFAQYRGYVAGDAPRQVDWKLFARSDRLFVRESERDAPLSVYLVLDCSPSMAQDDLANPGWTRLHAARRLAACVLDVALREDELFGLLAFEARAPLWAAANGGRGQRDRLLSALAGLAPTQAWPEARALDAFAARMPPGALVLVLSDGFDSAASEFAARLAAAQRSVAFLRILTAEEREFPLQGALHLVDPESSALREVDGAAVRAGFLQRFGAARSEFIANLQQRGVACVEHWLDRSEDVALRALFGRGGRIDSGGRA, from the coding sequence ATGAACCTCGCAGGGACCGGCCTCGATCTGCCGCCAGAGCTGCGCGCGCGCTTGCGCGATCTGCGCCTGCGCACGCCACTGCAGGCGCCGATCGGGCCGCTCGGTCGTCAGCAAAGTCGCTCGCGTGGACAGGGCCTCGAATTCGCCCAGTACCGCGGCTATGTCGCCGGCGATGCGCCGCGCCAAGTCGACTGGAAGCTGTTCGCCCGCAGCGATCGCCTGTTCGTACGCGAGTCCGAGCGCGACGCGCCGCTCAGCGTGTATCTGGTGCTCGACTGCAGCCCCTCGATGGCGCAGGACGATCTCGCCAATCCCGGCTGGACGCGGCTGCATGCTGCGCGTCGGCTGGCCGCCTGCGTGCTTGATGTGGCGCTGCGCGAAGACGAGCTGTTCGGCCTGCTGGCTTTCGAAGCGCGCGCACCGCTGTGGGCGGCGGCGAACGGCGGTCGCGGCCAGCGCGATCGTCTGCTTTCCGCACTCGCGGGACTCGCGCCGACCCAAGCCTGGCCCGAGGCCCGCGCCCTCGACGCCTTCGCAGCGCGCATGCCGCCGGGCGCCCTGGTGCTGGTGCTCAGCGACGGCTTCGACAGCGCTGCGTCCGAGTTCGCCGCACGCCTCGCCGCCGCGCAGCGCAGCGTCGCCTTCCTCCGCATCCTTACCGCCGAGGAGCGCGAGTTCCCGCTGCAGGGCGCCCTGCATCTGGTCGATCCCGAATCGAGCGCGCTGCGCGAAGTCGACGGCGCGGCCGTGCGCGCGGGCTTTCTGCAGCGCTTCGGCGCCGCGCGTAGTGAGTTCATCGCGAACCTTCAGCAGCGCGGCGTGGCGTGCGTCGAGCACTGGCTGGACCGCTCGGAAGACGTCGCACTACGGGCGCTGTTCGGCCGCGGTGGGCGCATCGACAGCGGTGGCCGCGCATGA
- a CDS encoding BatA domain-containing protein, with translation MSLLLPSALFALLALALPLLIHLQRRRETPPPRLFAALAYIDPQARPKQRLRLRDLVLLLLRLLLLALLAFVLAQALLHGRAGAPWVLLWPGLDPAQVGPVPDGTELRWLAPGFPRVDVMPAPAAEAPFSLLRQLAFERPREQAIEVRVPREIEGWDGVWLQLGREITWTVLPVALPAVPREAQVLRVAVQTMDEVENEQRQALAALRAYFEGLAEGTPLQLVEAEEALPANGVDALWVIASTKTIPQQHTGEPAHAQSPERAEDDEARREDSAPGADVGSDAVDAALAGEVNGNRREGAAPVGQDPPDGIAAGALESLSPAWRVWLREGGRVLISGSGERAAHAPRPGPEADAVLAALDVRAHMIWRGEHASLRRVLIDGAELRLLDCPLDTRCLPELLAPDFPRLLQSWLAPEPSPASRIDAQLIAPSADGLPPQPAGRPLRDALILVLLLVLLAERWLAATRRPA, from the coding sequence ATGAGCCTGCTGCTGCCCTCGGCCCTGTTCGCGCTGCTGGCGCTGGCCCTGCCCCTGCTGATCCATCTGCAGCGCCGCCGCGAGACCCCACCACCGCGCCTGTTCGCCGCACTCGCCTACATCGATCCGCAGGCGCGGCCGAAGCAGCGCCTGCGCCTGCGCGATCTCGTACTTCTGCTGCTGCGCCTGCTGTTGCTGGCGCTGCTGGCCTTCGTGCTGGCACAAGCGCTGCTGCACGGACGCGCCGGTGCGCCCTGGGTGCTGCTGTGGCCGGGGCTGGATCCGGCGCAGGTGGGCCCGGTACCTGATGGCACCGAACTGCGCTGGCTGGCACCAGGCTTTCCGCGGGTCGATGTCATGCCTGCGCCCGCTGCGGAGGCGCCCTTCAGCCTGCTGCGCCAGCTCGCCTTCGAGCGCCCGCGCGAACAGGCGATCGAGGTGCGTGTTCCGCGGGAGATCGAGGGCTGGGACGGTGTATGGCTGCAGCTGGGGCGTGAGATCACGTGGACGGTGCTGCCGGTGGCGTTGCCGGCGGTGCCTCGCGAGGCGCAGGTTTTGCGCGTCGCGGTGCAGACGATGGATGAGGTCGAGAACGAACAGCGCCAGGCGCTGGCGGCGCTGCGCGCCTACTTCGAGGGCTTGGCTGAGGGCACGCCGCTGCAGCTCGTCGAGGCGGAAGAGGCGCTGCCCGCGAACGGTGTCGATGCGCTGTGGGTGATCGCATCGACGAAGACGATCCCGCAGCAACACACAGGAGAGCCCGCACACGCACAATCGCCCGAACGCGCCGAGGACGACGAAGCGCGCCGCGAGGACAGCGCGCCCGGCGCGGATGTCGGGTCCGACGCCGTGGACGCCGCGCTAGCGGGTGAGGTTAACGGTAACCGGCGCGAGGGTGCGGCTCCGGTGGGTCAAGACCCACCCGATGGAATCGCGGCGGGCGCGCTGGAGTCGCTGTCGCCGGCCTGGCGGGTGTGGCTGCGCGAGGGCGGGCGTGTGTTGATCAGCGGCTCAGGCGAGCGCGCTGCGCACGCGCCCCGGCCCGGTCCCGAAGCCGACGCGGTGCTGGCCGCTCTCGATGTCCGCGCCCACATGATCTGGCGCGGCGAGCACGCGTCGCTACGCCGCGTGCTGATCGACGGCGCCGAGCTGCGCCTGCTCGACTGCCCGCTCGACACGCGCTGCCTGCCCGAGCTGCTGGCGCCGGACTTTCCGCGTCTGCTGCAAAGCTGGCTGGCGCCGGAGCCCTCTCCCGCATCGCGTATCGACGCACAGCTGATCGCGCCCAGCGCCGACGGACTGCCGCCGCAGCCAGCGGGCAGGCCGCTGCGCGATGCGCTGATCCTCGTACTGCTGCTTGTGCTGTTGGCCGAGCGCTGGCTGGCGGCGACGCGGAGGCCCGCATGA